The Candidatus Binataceae bacterium genome contains the following window.
CCGTGCTTCGCGGCCACGTAGGCGGGCATCCCGCGGACCCCCGCCAGGCCCGCGCCCGATGAAGTGTTCACGATCGCGCCGCCGTGACCCTGCTTGAGCATCTGCTCGATTTCCGCTTTCATGCAGTGCCACACGCCGGTGAGGTCGACCGCGATCACCTTGTTCCAGTTCTCCTGGGTGCATTCGTGGGTCACGGCGGAGGCGCCTTCGATTCCCGCATTGTTGAAGGCACAGTCCACCCGTCCGTAGGACGCGACTGCTTTGGTCACTATCGATTTGGCATCCTCCCACTTGGAAACGTCGGCCTTGATGAAAACGGCTTCGGCGTTAAGGTCCTGCACCACGCGCAGAGTTTCAGTGCCGCCTTCTTCGATCCAATCGGCCAGCACCAGCTTCGCGTGTTCGCGCGCGAAGACCCGCGCTGCCGCGCGGCCGATTCCGGAGCCCGCGCCGGTAATGATTGCGACCTTTCCCTCGAGTATTGCACTCATCGGTTTACACCCCCTGATCTTCTCTGGCTCCGTGGTCTCGCGCTCGACTGCTAGTTGCGGTCGGCGTCCAAAGCCGGGCCCACGCTGGTGAAGGTCCGCGATCCGAACTTCCATCCGTCGCTGGTCTTCACGTATTCGTCTTCGTAGTAGCCCGAGCCGATCCAGTCCATATTTCGCGAGAAGCTGCGCAGCTCGACGTAGCAGCGGCCCACGCCGCTTTTCGGCCCGGTCAGATCGACTACGTGATTGTGGATATAGGGCCGCGGGTTCACGTTGCTCAGCGCACCCTCGTACATTTTCTTGAGCTCCGCGCGTCCCTTCTGCGTCACCGTTCGCTTGTGACCCTTCACCGTGAAGCTGCCGTCCTCCGCAAACAGTTTGACGATTCCCGCCATATCGTTGCGCCATACGCAATCGCAATAGCGGACCGGCAATTCGCGAATCGCTTCGCGGTCCAGAAGTTCGCTCAACAGCTCATCGTTGTTTTTCATTGGTTTTTCCTCCAATGGTTCATAGGTTGGAATCGAAGCTGCGCTCATTTCACTGGTGCGCGGCGGGATTGTAGCATCGGACCGGCAAAAACGGGCACCGCCCCGACCATGGTGTTTTATGGCTAACCAGACCTGGATCGAAGTCGCCCTCAATGGAGCGTGGACCCGGCGGGCGCAACCGCGAATTCCGGTTACCGCCGACGAGATCGTGCGCGAGGGGATCGATTGTGTCCGCTCAGGTGCGGCGATCGTGCACGCGCATACCCTCGACCCGCAGACCGGCCGTCAGAACAACGACATCGAAAACTGTACCGCCTTCATCTCCGGCATCAGGACGCAGGTCGATGCAATCGTCTACCCTACAGCGGTTCCCCCGCCGCATTGCACCGACTGGCGGCAACGCTACGAAACCATCGTCGAACTGGCGAGGCGCGGTCTAGCGGAGTGGGGCTTTATCGATCCAGGCTCCGTCAACCTCTGGCGCGCCGATACTCCAGCCGCCTCCGCGTACGGCGACGATCGCGCGATTTATACGAATTCACCGGGCTTCGTCGAATACGCCATGCAGCTCGCGGAAAACCATCGGTTCCATCCCGCCTTTGCCTGCTACGAGCCCGGATTCGTGCGCCACGGCGCAATGCTCCATCGCCGGCATCCGCGCACCCCGGTGCCGATCTACCGCTTCATGTTGTCTTCCTCGTGGACCTTCAGTTTCCCGCCCGAGGTTTGGGCCCTGGAAGCATATGTGAAGCTCGTGGAGCAGGCCGCGCCCGGCGCGCCCTGGATGGTGGCCGGGCTCGGCGTCGACGTGCTCCCCCTGATACCTGCGGTGGTCGCGATGGGTGGTCACGTCCGTGTTGGCCTCGAGGATGCGCCGTATGGTTCCGCGCGCTCCAACGTGGAGTTGGTAGACGCCGCCGTCACCGCCATCCAGAGGGCCGGTAGCGAGCCGGCAACCGCCGCCGAGGTGCGCAAGACGTTGGCTCTCTGCAAGCCTCCGTCCGCTTGAGAGAGCCTTTGGCCTCCGCTACTAGAGTCATGGGAGACAGATGAAATGAGCGGACTTTATTTTGACGAGTTCAAGGTCGGCCAGGTATTCCACCACGCCATCACCCGCACCGTTACGGAAACCGACAATTTGCTCTTCACCACGCTGACCCACAATCCCCAGCCGCTGCATCTCGATGTGGAGTTCGTCAAGCAGACGGAGTTCGGACAGCGGCTGGTCAACAGCATCTTTACACTCGGCCTAATGATCGGGGTTTCGGTCGGCGATACCACCTTAGGTACCACGATAGCGAACCTTGGCATGACCGATGTGCGCTTCACCCACCCAGTCTTCATCGGCGATACCCTGCGCTCGCAAAGCACGGTGCTGGAGATGCGCCCCAGCAAGTCACGGCCCGATGCCGGCGTCGTGGTCTTTGAGCATAAGTGCCTTAACCAGCGCGATGAGGAAGTGGGCTACTGCAAGCGATCGGCGCTGATGCACAGGAGGACGAAGTAGGTTCATCATGCGTTCGTTACTGTTCGTTCCCGGAGACAGCGAGCGCAAGCTCGCCAAGGGCGAGACCGTGGGCGCCGATGCACTGGTGCTTGACCTGGAGGACTCGGTTTCCGCCGACCGAATCGAGATCGCGCGCGCGATGGTACGCGACTTCCTACAGGGCCATCGCGATCGCTCGAGGACTCGTCTGTGGGTACGGGTGAATCCTCTCTCCACCGAAAAGGCGCTCCCCGACCTCGCCGCGATAGTCGCAGGCGCGCCCGATGGAGTCTTGCTACCCAAGGTCAATAGTGCTGCCGAGCTGGCTCTGCTCGATAACTATCTGACCGCACTTGAGGTTCGTGAAGGCGTTGCGCGCGGCTCGATCCGAGTCTTGCTGGTGGCGACCGAGACCGCTCGCTCGATGTTCAATCTCGGAGGTTTCGGTGGGATAACGCCCCGGTTGTGGGGAATGACATGGGGCGCGGAGGATCTTCCGGCCGCCCTGGGTGCCACCACCAATCGCGACGAATCGGGAGAGTTGGAATTTACCTATCGACTCGCCCGCTCCCTGTGTCTGCTGGCCGCCGTGGCTGCCGAAGTTGAGCCCATAGATACGGTGTTTACCGATTTTAAGGATGCGAAGGGTCTACTGCGGGAAGCTCAGGCCGCGCGCCGTGCGGGCTTCACCGGCAAAATCGCAATCCATCCCGACCAGGTCGAACCGATAAACCATTCATTTACTCCATCTGCGGACGAGATTGAGTATGCACAACGTGTCGTGAAAGCATTCTCGTCCGGGGCCGGAACCGTCGCACTGGACGGCAAGATGCTGGATATGCCGCATCTCAAACAGGCTCAGCGGGTTCTTCGAGGTGTGAACAAGTGATCCCCAAAGGGCACTTTCCGAGGAGGGCCGACCTGGATATGCTGGGGCAAAGGGGTTTGGTTTATTAAACCAATTGAGGGGCGTTTTGACTCATTAGGACCATCAGTAATATCAATCGCGAAGAAAAACAGAAGTTTCAGTCAATTTTCGCAAGACTAGCACAGTACTGAATCTTTCTGACCTCCAGACCGAGATTGGGGGTTCGGTCAGTCAATGCATATTGAACTGGCCGGTATTGAGGTGATCGCGAGAAAGGTTTGGTGAAAAGTGGGGCTTCTTCCTTCAGCTTCCTTCAATCTTCCAGCCCGACTGTTTCGGGGTCTCGACCGCTTTGCCGATCATCTCGGGTTGTTTCGACGGCCGGTACCGCCCGAAAAGCTTGTCGACTTGGCCCGGCGCCGGTCCGGTCTCGACGATTTCGGGGAGTGGTCGTTCGAGGAACCGCTCGCGGTGCTGTTGCGGTCTTACTATGAAGAGGCGAATCTTAGCGCTTTCGGCCGGATCGCGGTCCGTTGGGATATGTTGCGTTTTCTGTCCAATCTGCTCCGGCTCCGAGAGGAGGAGAAAAAAAATCCCGCGGTCCTCGAGGAGCGGATAGATCGACCCATATTCGTGCTGGGGTTGCCGCGCAGTGGAACTACCTTCCTGCATAATCTGCTAGCGGACGATCCGGGAAATCTCACTCCTCGCTGCTGGCAGACGGTCTTTCCCTATCCGATTGGGGCGCAAAAGAACGGCTCACGCGACCGACGGCCGGAACTGACCGCGCGGCAGTACTCACAGTTTCTCATGCTGGCGCCGGAACTACCGAGCCTGCACCCACTTGACGCCCACGCGGCCCAGGAATGTATCGAAATCACCGGACACGTGTTTCGGAGCCTGCGTTTCGATACTACCCACTACATACCGTCTTTCCAGCTATGGCTCGAAGACGTGGGTCATCTTGAGGCGTATCGGTTTCACAAACGCTTCCTACAGCATCTTCAGCATCAGAACGGTGCTGGGCAATGGATCCTGAAGAGCCCCGATCACATTTTCGCCCTCAAGGCCTTGTGCGAGGTCTATCCGGACGCGCGATTCGTGTTCGTGCATCGGGATCCCATGAAAGTCCTGCCGTCGGTCGCGCGACTGACCGAAATTCTCCGCCAGCCCTTCACCCGCAAGATTGATCGTCTGCAAATCGGCCGGCAGGTCAGCAGTCGCTGGGAGCTAGGGTCGAAACTGCTTGTCGAGGCGGCCGATTGGCTCAAATCTTCGCCAGAGCGCATCGTGCATATTCGTTACAAGGATCTGGTGAGAGATCCGTACGCGATCGTGACCGACCTGTATCACCACTTTGGAATGACTTTAAGCGGACGGGGCGAGCAAGGTCTCAAACGCTCCATCGCTGAGCGGCCCGATGGCGGTTATGGCCGCAATTCGTATCGCTTCGAGGACTACGGCCTCAACCCGGCTGCCGAGCGGAAACATCACAGCGCCTATATGGCGCATTTTCGGATGCAGCCCGAAGAGCCTTCGAGCCGCGCCGTCACCGACTCAAGCGTTCGTCTGGCGGTTTAGCGCAAATTCAGAGCAGTCCCTGATTCGCGCAGCCTGGATATACGGCGATTCTGCGAGGAAGCTGCGAGCTCTGCCTTTTTTGTGCGCGCCGGCAGACGTCGCGGCTTCTTAGCTATGTTGCAGGAGCGTCAGTTCGACCGCGGTGGTCGGCGATCCAGTGGGGTCCCCTTCCTTAATGAATGCCCCCGTCAGGGTCAGCGGTGCTTCACTGCGAAACCAGGCCGCGCGTCGATACCCTTCGCCGCGAAAACACGGCTTTCGGTAAACCACCCGCGTGCGTGCGAAATAGAGACGCGCCAGGTCGTGACCCGCGCGCTTCAGTGAATCGGCCAGGAATTCTTCCATGGCGCGCAGGTAAGCTGTCCCGTTCACGTGCCGGTTCGGATCAGTGTGGCCGTAGTGCCATACGTGGCTCTCCGAATCGGCAAAATCCGGCTGGCATGCAAAATCCGCCATCGATTCGACTACCGGAATGCTGATTTCGCGAGACGGATGGGCTCCTAGACCGAGATCGGCCGGCAATTCGGTTACCCGCCGGCGCGCCGGATCAGGATCGTAGCGCGTGAACACGTTGACCATGCGCGAGCTGCCCAGAAACGTCCCCTCGCCGTTGCGCAACGTGTGACGGCCCTCGCGCGCGATATTGCGGGTGTCGCCGCTCGCGTCCACGTTCCGCGCCAGCCACGACTTGCCGGTTACCTCGATTCGCTCGGATGCTTCGCAGGGAACATCAGCGGTTTCGTACTCGACATAGACCAGGGGCGCGAAGATCCCGCCCAGGTTGGAATGGTCATGAACGCTAGCCAAAATCCGCGTCCACGGAGCAAAGTGCGATCGCCCGGTATAGGCGGAGACCGCCGATAGACGAATCGTCATCCGCTCCGTCAAATCCTGAAAATGTACCGGCTCCCGAAAGCGCGAACGAACAATCCGATCTGCTCCGATGCGAGGTTTCCTTGCCATCGGCGACAGCGTAGCCAGTTCACTACTACCGCTCAACGACGGCGTCCGCTTTGCGAGCCCGCCCCAAGTCATAGCGGTCCTGTCCGCGAACTCGCACGCTCAAGCAGGCTGCCCTCTATCGCTATCCACCACGCGTGGTCGCGCGATACGGCATCCTCGAGCGCTCCCGCGCCGCTGACGAACCTCGAACGACTGCGGGTCACAAAGCCGGCTTTGGGGCCACGCTTCGCGTCGCGATTCGGTAAAGCACCGCACAGCCGGCAGCCAGCAGCAGGTCACGCCCCAGGTCGACCCACGGATTCGCACCCACCGCGCTGGTTCCGAAGCAACCGCAATTGACGGTTATCCCGCGCGCCAGCGCCAGGGCGAGCGCGATAGAGTACAGACTCGCCATTAACAGCAGCCCCAGCGCGCCAAGGCGCTTCTGCCAGCCGGTCAGCACCATCGCTCCCGCCCCGATTTCGAAGGGCACAATCGAAAGCATGAACGGGACAATCACCGCGCCGGGCAGGATCCGAAATGACGCAACGCTGTCAGCGAATTCAATGCCCTCATTGCGCTTGGCCCAACCCGCATAGATGAAGACCCCCCCGATTACCAGGCGAAGCATCCATTCGAGGTACTTTGAAGATCGTCGGGTCATTTCTCGACTGGTAGTCCGGCTTCCGTCCATCCCGACCATCCCTTGGTGAACACGCGCACCTGCGAGAACCCGAGGCTCAGCAACGCGCTAGCGACCATCCGGCTGTCGTGGCAATCGCCCCCTGAGCAATAGACGACAATCGATTTGTCCTTTGACGCGTCCAGGGTCGGGCGCAGGCGTCGGTAATCCGCAGCGAAATCATCACGCGACAGATTCAACGCACCCGGAATGTGGCCCTGTTGGTAGAATGGCGCCGCACGCGCATCCAGGATGATGGTCTGATGGTCTCCGACCACGTTGCGGAACTGATCGAGTGAAATCGTATCCGCGTCGGACAGGCGAAACGCGGGTGCCTCGACCAGCGTGGTGAGTTCTGCCGCCAGGCGCTGCTCCGGAGTCTGATAGACGAGCGGCAGCGGTGACGCGCGAAGATAGTTGATCGTCAGGCCGGCCAGCAGCGAGGCCAGGGCGAGGCAGATCACGCCCACGATATCGCGCGTGAAAGTCCCGCTTCTGGGCGGGCCCGTCTCCCCCACGTGCGCGACCGGAGCAGGCTTAGGAGGATGTTGGCCGGTCAGAGATGCACTTTCCATTGGGGGTGATCTTCCGCCGAAGCCGATCCGGTTTCCGCCGCTCGCCGGATGTCGCTCGACACCAGCGCCGGCTCCGCGTGCGAAGCGGCGTATTGATAGAGCTGTCGCCCGTCCGGTCCGACCAGAAAAAATTCCAGCACGTGATCTACCGTACCGTCGGCCTCGCGCTGGCGAACGAGTTTGAACTGATTCATCAGCTGCTCGATGTCCGCGGGCGAGCCGGTCAGAAACAGCCACCCATCCTGATTTGCCCCTTGTTGCTTGGCGTAGTTGAGCAGCTCGGCGGGCCCGTCATGCTCTGGATCGACCGTAACTGAGACGAACCAGACCTTGCTGGCGAGCAGCGGCCCAAGCCGATTCGCAATCAGTCGCATCCGCGACGTCAGCATCAAGCACGGCCCCGGACAGCTAGTGTAGATAAAATCGAACAGAACCGGTTTCCCCTTGAGCGAGGCCAGCGAGACTTTTTTGCCGTATTGGTCGGTAAGCGTGAGATTCGGCAGGCAGTCGCCGGTGCTCGAAGGCGAGTACGCTCCCGTCCGCTCCACTCCACGGTTGCATCCGACCGCAACCAGTCCCACGACCAGGGTTGCGGCCAGGAGCAGACCGATACGCGTCGAAAATCGAGTTGAATCGTTGGTCACGGTTTCTACCCCGTGGAGGTCCGGTAAATTCCCGAGGATGGTGAGTAAAGAGTATCCATCGCCATCCCGGGATGCGACATCATATGGCCTCTTGCGGGCGGGGTGTTCGCGAGGAGCGCCGCAAGGCCCACGACCACGACCCCCAAAACCAGCGATTCAATTCCCACGTTGCGCAACAGGATTCGCTGGGTACTGGAGGCGGCGACGTCCGGTATCAGGCGCTCACGGTTGTAGGCTCCTATTGAGAGCACCGCGCAGAACACTACCACCTTGACTATCAGGGTTCGTCCATAGCTTGAGAACAGCAAACGGTCGACGCCGAAGCCCAGTCCCTGGTACGCGGTGTAAGCTCCGCTGAGCACCAGCGCTGCGACACTCCATGCAGCTATCGTCGATACCACCCGTGCCGCCCGCGCTACCCAGTCCGAGGAAGGTTGCGCCCGGCGGGTTACTATCCAGAGTCCCAGCAACGCACCGATCCAGCTTCCGGCCGCGGCTTCATGAACCAGGTAGATGAGAATGGCTATGCTTCCATGGTCCACCGCGTGACCGAGCTGTGCTTCACAGAACA
Protein-coding sequences here:
- a CDS encoding glucose 1-dehydrogenase yields the protein MSAILEGKVAIITGAGSGIGRAAARVFAREHAKLVLADWIEEGGTETLRVVQDLNAEAVFIKADVSKWEDAKSIVTKAVASYGRVDCAFNNAGIEGASAVTHECTQENWNKVIAVDLTGVWHCMKAEIEQMLKQGHGGAIVNTSSGAGLAGVRGMPAYVAAKHGVAGLTKAAAVEYGRERIRVNAVCPGPIRTPMMARLLGERPDAEQRFARGGPLKRLGEAEEIAETVAWLCSDRASYVTGVPMPVDGGFMAQ
- a CDS encoding nuclear transport factor 2 family protein — encoded protein: MKNNDELLSELLDREAIRELPVRYCDCVWRNDMAGIVKLFAEDGSFTVKGHKRTVTQKGRAELKKMYEGALSNVNPRPYIHNHVVDLTGPKSGVGRCYVELRSFSRNMDWIGSGYYEDEYVKTSDGWKFGSRTFTSVGPALDADRN
- a CDS encoding 3-keto-5-aminohexanoate cleavage protein, giving the protein MANQTWIEVALNGAWTRRAQPRIPVTADEIVREGIDCVRSGAAIVHAHTLDPQTGRQNNDIENCTAFISGIRTQVDAIVYPTAVPPPHCTDWRQRYETIVELARRGLAEWGFIDPGSVNLWRADTPAASAYGDDRAIYTNSPGFVEYAMQLAENHRFHPAFACYEPGFVRHGAMLHRRHPRTPVPIYRFMLSSSWTFSFPPEVWALEAYVKLVEQAAPGAPWMVAGLGVDVLPLIPAVVAMGGHVRVGLEDAPYGSARSNVELVDAAVTAIQRAGSEPATAAEVRKTLALCKPPSA
- a CDS encoding CoA ester lyase, which produces MRSLLFVPGDSERKLAKGETVGADALVLDLEDSVSADRIEIARAMVRDFLQGHRDRSRTRLWVRVNPLSTEKALPDLAAIVAGAPDGVLLPKVNSAAELALLDNYLTALEVREGVARGSIRVLLVATETARSMFNLGGFGGITPRLWGMTWGAEDLPAALGATTNRDESGELEFTYRLARSLCLLAAVAAEVEPIDTVFTDFKDAKGLLREAQAARRAGFTGKIAIHPDQVEPINHSFTPSADEIEYAQRVVKAFSSGAGTVALDGKMLDMPHLKQAQRVLRGVNK
- a CDS encoding sulfotransferase — its product is MGLLPSASFNLPARLFRGLDRFADHLGLFRRPVPPEKLVDLARRRSGLDDFGEWSFEEPLAVLLRSYYEEANLSAFGRIAVRWDMLRFLSNLLRLREEEKKNPAVLEERIDRPIFVLGLPRSGTTFLHNLLADDPGNLTPRCWQTVFPYPIGAQKNGSRDRRPELTARQYSQFLMLAPELPSLHPLDAHAAQECIEITGHVFRSLRFDTTHYIPSFQLWLEDVGHLEAYRFHKRFLQHLQHQNGAGQWILKSPDHIFALKALCEVYPDARFVFVHRDPMKVLPSVARLTEILRQPFTRKIDRLQIGRQVSSRWELGSKLLVEAADWLKSSPERIVHIRYKDLVRDPYAIVTDLYHHFGMTLSGRGEQGLKRSIAERPDGGYGRNSYRFEDYGLNPAAERKHHSAYMAHFRMQPEEPSSRAVTDSSVRLAV
- a CDS encoding MauE/DoxX family redox-associated membrane protein: MTRRSSKYLEWMLRLVIGGVFIYAGWAKRNEGIEFADSVASFRILPGAVIVPFMLSIVPFEIGAGAMVLTGWQKRLGALGLLLMASLYSIALALALARGITVNCGCFGTSAVGANPWVDLGRDLLLAAGCAVLYRIATRSVAPKPAL
- a CDS encoding rhodanese-like domain-containing protein; translation: MESASLTGQHPPKPAPVAHVGETGPPRSGTFTRDIVGVICLALASLLAGLTINYLRASPLPLVYQTPEQRLAAELTTLVEAPAFRLSDADTISLDQFRNVVGDHQTIILDARAAPFYQQGHIPGALNLSRDDFAADYRRLRPTLDASKDKSIVVYCSGGDCHDSRMVASALLSLGFSQVRVFTKGWSGWTEAGLPVEK
- a CDS encoding SCO family protein, producing MTNDSTRFSTRIGLLLAATLVVGLVAVGCNRGVERTGAYSPSSTGDCLPNLTLTDQYGKKVSLASLKGKPVLFDFIYTSCPGPCLMLTSRMRLIANRLGPLLASKVWFVSVTVDPEHDGPAELLNYAKQQGANQDGWLFLTGSPADIEQLMNQFKLVRQREADGTVDHVLEFFLVGPDGRQLYQYAASHAEPALVSSDIRRAAETGSASAEDHPQWKVHL
- a CDS encoding CopD family protein: MEALYGRALLEWPLVFASAATFGTATFVLAVRGFDGCPADSTIAALLPAWRLMAIAIFFVSPIMVLKLTAEMAGVSWREALPLVPEVMTQTHSGEVWRWALIVAALLLVCVFAPLASTARAVALASLGAVLMFCEAQLGHAVDHGSIAILIYLVHEAAAGSWIGALLGLWIVTRRAQPSSDWVARAARVVSTIAAWSVAALVLSGAYTAYQGLGFGVDRLLFSSYGRTLIVKVVVFCAVLSIGAYNRERLIPDVAASSTQRILLRNVGIESLVLGVVVVGLAALLANTPPARGHMMSHPGMAMDTLYSPSSGIYRTSTG